In Deltaproteobacteria bacterium, the DNA window ACAGCGGAAAAGGCCCACTGGCTCAAGATATTCCAGGACACCAGCGCCTTCACTGACGCTCTCGGTTTTTGTAACTTTGTCCTCCAGGCATTCGGGGGCGAGGAGATGGCCGAGATGTTTTCGAGGACGACGGGAGAATCCTTCGGTTGGGATGATCTCTTGAAGGTGGGGGAACGGATCTGGAACCTGGAGAGGCTTTTCAATATTCGGGCCGGCATGAACCCGGCGGATGATGTTCTGCCTCTGAGGCAGATGACCCCAGAAGGGGCAATTCCAAGGGGGCCGACCAGAGGCCAGCACAACCGGCTGGGAGAGATGCTGCCGGAGTACTATCAGGAGCGGGGGTGGGATTCCAGTGGAATGCCCACCCCCGAGAAACTCGCAGAGCTCGGGATAGAGCTCTGAGAGGGGTTTCTCCCGGATACCGGCCCGACCGGGGGAGATTGTCTCGTGAGATCAGCGAGGATTTGTTCTTCAAATGCCGGGAAAGGAGGTGAGAAAACGGGGTGAATGGCGTGAAAGGAGGATAGGACTGGGCCGAAGCGGGTGGTAAGTCCTGAATGGTTTCTAACGTTCTAGTGGTGGTTTTCGGCATTTTATGATGAAAGGAGGATAAGAATCATGAGTTTGAAGAAAAATCGAAGACGGGCGAGCATTCTGATAGGTTTGTTGGTTCTGTTTGTCATAGGGCTCGGTCAGGGACTGGTTTTTGAAGCTCAAGCGGAAAAGGCCATCACCAAGATAGCCGTCGTCGCCCCTGAAGAGGGTAACGACTACGGCTGGAACCAGGAAGGTGTCGAGTCTGCCAAGGACGTTGCCAAGTGGCTGGGTGCGGAGATCGAAGTGGCGGACGGAGCCGGTTACGGCGACATAGGCCCGATCCTCCGCGACCTCGCAGAGGGTGGAGCTCAGTGGATCATAGCATGGGCGAGCGGGTACAACACGGTTGCCCCTCAAATCGCCCAGCAGACGGGTGTTCCGGTCCTGGTAATAGGTGCCTTTGAGCAGGGCTTGATCCCCGGCCTCAGTACGGACATCGAGACCAGGGCCGAGCAGGGCTCGTTTCTGGCAGGCGTCCTGGCAGCCAAGATGACGCATTCGGGTACCCTCGGTATCTGCATTTCTGCTGACGACGAGAACTGGGTCAAGATGGCCGGGGGCTTTGCCGCCGGTGCCAAACGTGCCGATCCGGGAATCAAGATTCTGATGGCGCAGATAGGACAGGCGGGCTACGCGGACGCGGCAGGCGGCAGCCGGGTCACGAAGAACCTCATCTCCGGAGGAGCGGACATCATCTTCGGTATGGGGGATGGTTCCACCTTCGGTATGATCCAGGCCGTTGAGACGGCCACGCCTCCCAAAGGAGCGGAAAAGGTCTGGTTCATCGATGTCATCGGCGACAAGACGTCACTGGACAAGAAGGGCATCTACCTGACATCCGTGGTATGGGACTATCTGCCCATGTTCAAGAAGGCAGCCCAGAATCTGAAGAACGGTACCTACGGCCGGAAGATCCTCTGGATCGACGTGCGCAACGGCTGCATCAAGCTGCTCAAGACCAAGCATATTCCAGACGAGGTTTGGTCGGAGGTGCAGGCCATGAGGGCCGACATCGTCGCCGGGAAGATCGAGGTGCCGGTGTTGCGGAGGAAGAAGGAAGTCCAGAGTCTGATCAAGTAGTTTCGATTGAAAGTCGGCGGGATGTTGGTCAGCAAACAGGGGGCCGCAACGATTCATGAATAGAGAGAACGCCAGGATGCAGGATGCTTCGGCCTGTGGTTCGGGTTCGGCGGCGGAAGGGCCCGCTGCCGAACTCATCGGCATCACCAAGGCCTTCCCCGGTGTGATAGCCAACAACAACATATCTCTAACCATATGGCCCGGAGAGGTGCACTGCCTGCTTGGAGAGAACGGTGCAGGGAAATCGACGCTCATGCAGATCCTCTCCGGCATGTACGAGCCCGACTCGGGAACGATTCGGGTGTTCGGCCGAGAGGTCCGCATCGATTCTCCCCGCAAGGCCCTTGAGCTCGGGGTGGGAATGGTGTACCAGCACCCGACCCTTATTCCGGTGTTCACGGTTCTTGAGAATCTTCTTCTCGGCGGCCGGGGACGTCTCACCCTGGACCGTAGTGGTGCGTTGAAGCGGTTCAGGGAATACGCGGACCTGCTTGGAATCGACATCGATCCCGGGTCCCTGGTGGGCAGCCTTGCCCTCGGCCAGCAACAGCAGGTGGAGATCATAAGAGCCCTCTGGAAGGGATCCTCTGTGCTGATCCTTGACGAGCCCACCTCCATGCTCACGCCCAAGGGCATCGAAGAATTGAAGGAAGTCGTAGCCCAACTCAAACAGTCCGGGCTTGCCGTGATATTCATCACCCACAAGCTCCATGAGGCCCTGGATACGGGCGACAGGATATCGGTTCTCAGGGGAGGCAGGTTAGTCGGGTCGCTGGAGCCCTCTCTCCTGCATAGCACGGAAAGGTCAGAGATCCGGTCCATGGTGATCGAGATGATGTTCGGCAAGGAGACGAGCGGTGTCACGGATGTGGCCGAGGTCAAGGCCCGGGCAACCGGCAGGTCATTGACCAGGCATCTGTCCGGGAGAGCGGTTCTTGAACTCGTGGACGTCTCTGTAGAGGCTGAACACGGTGAGGTCGAGGTGGAGGGGATCTCTTTCTCCCTGCGTGCCGGTGAGATTCTGGGGGTCGCCGGTGTCGACGGGAACGGACAGCGGGAACTGGCCGAGGCGATAGCCGGGCAGCGGAGAATAACCGCCGGAGATATTCTGTTGAATGGAATCTCCCTTTCAGGGTGTAGTGTGGCGGAGCGGCAGAGGATGGGACTGCGCTATGTGACCGACGACCGGATGGGGGAAGGGATATGTGCCCCCCTCAGCGTGGGCAGGAACCTGTTTCTCAAGAGGATAGGTCAAAAGCCGTTCTGGAATTGCGGAAGGGCCGACGAAGGGGCGATCAGGGAGACTGCGGAGAGGCTGATCAAGGAATACGACATTCACACCCCGGGTGTGGAAAGCAGGTGCGGTGCGCTGTCCGGCGGGAATATTCAGAAGGTTTTGCTGGCCAGAGAACTGCTGTTCGACCCCAAGGTGGTCGTATTCAGCAAACCCACCCACGGGTTGGATCTCAAGACAACCGGTATGGTACGGGAAAGGATCAGGAGGCTGGCCGACGAGGAGGGCGTTGCCGCGCTTCTCATCTCCACGGACCTGGACGAGGTTCTCGATCTGGCGGACCGGATCGCTGTCATGTATCGGGGCCGCATATCCGGGATCGTGGAGAATCGGGAAGGAATCGAGAAGGTCGTGGGTGAACTCATGGTGGGCGGGAGTCTGTAGGTGGCTGGCACGATAGAGGTCAACGAAGGGGCATTGGGGGACGATCCGAAGGGGGCTCGTGGTCCCGGCGGCGGAGTCCTCGGCAGGGTGTGGAAGGGCGCGGTTGAGGGCATTGGACCTGTGGTACTCGCCCTGATTGCGGGCGGT includes these proteins:
- a CDS encoding BMP family ABC transporter substrate-binding protein; the protein is MSLKKNRRRASILIGLLVLFVIGLGQGLVFEAQAEKAITKIAVVAPEEGNDYGWNQEGVESAKDVAKWLGAEIEVADGAGYGDIGPILRDLAEGGAQWIIAWASGYNTVAPQIAQQTGVPVLVIGAFEQGLIPGLSTDIETRAEQGSFLAGVLAAKMTHSGTLGICISADDENWVKMAGGFAAGAKRADPGIKILMAQIGQAGYADAAGGSRVTKNLISGGADIIFGMGDGSTFGMIQAVETATPPKGAEKVWFIDVIGDKTSLDKKGIYLTSVVWDYLPMFKKAAQNLKNGTYGRKILWIDVRNGCIKLLKTKHIPDEVWSEVQAMRADIVAGKIEVPVLRRKKEVQSLIK
- a CDS encoding ABC transporter ATP-binding protein, producing the protein MQDASACGSGSAAEGPAAELIGITKAFPGVIANNNISLTIWPGEVHCLLGENGAGKSTLMQILSGMYEPDSGTIRVFGREVRIDSPRKALELGVGMVYQHPTLIPVFTVLENLLLGGRGRLTLDRSGALKRFREYADLLGIDIDPGSLVGSLALGQQQQVEIIRALWKGSSVLILDEPTSMLTPKGIEELKEVVAQLKQSGLAVIFITHKLHEALDTGDRISVLRGGRLVGSLEPSLLHSTERSEIRSMVIEMMFGKETSGVTDVAEVKARATGRSLTRHLSGRAVLELVDVSVEAEHGEVEVEGISFSLRAGEILGVAGVDGNGQRELAEAIAGQRRITAGDILLNGISLSGCSVAERQRMGLRYVTDDRMGEGICAPLSVGRNLFLKRIGQKPFWNCGRADEGAIRETAERLIKEYDIHTPGVESRCGALSGGNIQKVLLARELLFDPKVVVFSKPTHGLDLKTTGMVRERIRRLADEEGVAALLISTDLDEVLDLADRIAVMYRGRISGIVENREGIEKVVGELMVGGSL